gaactctattgacttgaatcgctttccaagttcttccacatgttgcctataaggaataagcttgacgtctctggtttcccattctccttgagcttgtcggataataaAATATGAGTCTCCCGTGATTAATAgttcttcgacatcttggtcgattgccatgttcatactcATAATGCAAGCTTTATAGTCGGCaatgttgtttgtgcagaaaaaccgaagCCTGGTTGTGgccagataatgctgaccggtgggcgagatcaagattgccccaattccatcACATTTTACGTTTATCGCTCCAtggaagaacattttccaagcattgatgtcttcggatattgcctcaactgagtttacctcttcatccCGGAAGTAAGTATTCagaggttggtattcatcatcgaccggattttcagcCAAAtaatctgctaacgcctgggctttcattgtcgtgcgagtgacatatactatgtcgaattcagtaagcaggaTCTACCATTTTGCTAGCCTCCCAGTGGGCATCagcttctggaatatgtattttaaaggacccaacctggttatgaggtaagtggtgtaggcttgcaaataatgcctcagcttctgagcgacccaagtcaaaGCGCATCAAGTCCATTCCAAcaagtgtatttggcttcataactggtgaatttcttgctcagatagtaaataTCCTGCTCTCTCTTttcggtcacatcgtgttgcccgaggacgcagccgaaagaattttccaagactgtcaggtacaagatcaaaggcctccctgacttaggtgggaccaaaactggcggatttgataaatattccttgattttatcaaaagcttcttgacattcatctTTCCACTTGACTGCCGTGTCTTTCTTCAGCAATTTTaatatgggttcacatgtggatgtcaactgggcaatgaaccggctgatgtagttcaatctacctaacaaactcataacatccttct
The Nicotiana sylvestris chromosome 11, ASM39365v2, whole genome shotgun sequence DNA segment above includes these coding regions:
- the LOC138881492 gene encoding uncharacterized protein, encoding MKAQALADYLAENPVDDEYQPLNTYFRDEEVNSVEAISEDINAWKMFFHGAINVKCDGIGAILISPTGQHYLATTRLRFFCTNNIADYKACIMSMNMAIDQDVEELLITGDSYFIIRQAQGEWETRDVKLIPYRQHVEELGKRFKSIEFK